The Roseococcus microcysteis genome contains a region encoding:
- a CDS encoding S-methyl-5'-thioadenosine phosphorylase: protein MSSFQPVIGIIGGSGIYDIDGLEGREWKRVFTPWGEPSDEMLFGTLGGVRCVFLPRHGKGHPLPPSALNYRANIDALKRSGVTDVISLSAVGSLRAQLPPGHFVVVDQFIDRTFAREKSFFGPGCVAHVSVAHPTCPRLSDAAEAAGAEIGLPMTRGATYLVMEGPQFSTKAESELYRAWGCDVIGMTNMPEAKLAREAELCYASVAMVTDFDCWHPDHDHVTVDQVVKVLQGNAEKARALVKALIPRIGAARGPCPAGCDRALEYALITAPEKRDPALLAKLDAVAGRVLNAA, encoded by the coding sequence ATGTCCAGCTTCCAGCCCGTCATCGGGATCATCGGCGGTTCCGGCATCTATGACATTGACGGGCTGGAGGGGCGCGAGTGGAAGCGCGTCTTCACCCCCTGGGGCGAACCCTCGGACGAGATGCTCTTCGGCACGCTGGGCGGGGTGCGCTGCGTCTTCCTGCCGCGCCACGGCAAGGGGCATCCGCTACCGCCCTCCGCGCTGAACTACCGCGCGAACATTGATGCGCTGAAGCGCTCGGGCGTCACGGACGTGATCTCGCTCTCGGCCGTGGGTTCGCTGCGGGCGCAACTGCCGCCCGGGCATTTCGTGGTGGTGGACCAGTTCATTGACCGCACCTTCGCGCGGGAGAAATCCTTCTTCGGGCCGGGCTGTGTGGCGCATGTCAGCGTGGCGCACCCGACCTGCCCGCGCCTGTCCGACGCGGCCGAGGCGGCGGGGGCGGAGATCGGCCTGCCCATGACGCGGGGGGCCACCTACCTCGTCATGGAAGGCCCGCAATTCAGCACCAAGGCGGAGAGCGAACTCTACCGCGCCTGGGGCTGCGACGTGATCGGCATGACCAACATGCCCGAGGCCAAGCTCGCCCGCGAGGCGGAGCTTTGCTACGCCTCCGTCGCCATGGTGACCGATTTCGACTGCTGGCACCCCGACCATGACCATGTGACGGTGGACCAAGTGGTGAAGGTGCTGCAGGGCAATGCCGAAAAGGCGCGCGCCCTGGTCAAGGCGCTGATCCCGCGCATCGGCGCCGCGCGCGGCCCTTGCCCGGCGGGCTGTGACCGTGCCCTCGAATACGCCCTGATCACGGCGCCGGAAAAGCGCGACCCGGCGCTGCTGGCCAAGCTCGACGCCGTCGCCGGCCGGGTGCTGAACGCGGCCTGA
- a CDS encoding ABC transporter substrate-binding protein has translation MTSITRRTAMGGALGVAALPVAGRAQSRDNTIRIGVLADFSGPYRDTSGPTSVAAVQQAIEDLGVAQRGINVEVIQGDHLNRPDAALALARRWIDTQGVDMICEVNNSAIALAVANLVRERDKVQLASGAASSALTGPQCSTHTLQWTYDTWMFANVVGGATVRSGGDSWYFITADYAFGHQLERDAGQFVTRAGGRVMGSARYPFPGTTDFSSFLLQAQASRAKVVGLAMAAGDMQNCVKQAHEFGLTRRGQQLAGMIMFVQDIRTIGLESAQGMVMSEVFYHDLNDRTRGLAQRILRRTPDNMPSQEHAGTYSCAIHYLKAVAEVGVARAKASGIEVINVMKRMPTDDDAFGPGRVREDGRKIHPAYLFEVKSPAESRGMWDFYKLRATVPAEEAFRPLADGGCPLVRG, from the coding sequence ATGACAAGCATCACCCGCCGCACCGCAATGGGCGGCGCGCTGGGCGTCGCCGCCCTTCCTGTCGCGGGCCGCGCCCAGAGCCGCGACAACACCATCCGCATCGGTGTGCTGGCCGATTTCTCGGGCCCCTACCGCGACACCTCCGGGCCCACCTCCGTCGCCGCCGTGCAGCAGGCCATCGAGGATCTCGGCGTGGCGCAGCGCGGCATCAACGTCGAGGTCATCCAGGGCGACCACCTCAACCGCCCCGATGCCGCCCTGGCGCTGGCGCGGCGCTGGATCGACACCCAGGGCGTGGACATGATCTGCGAGGTGAACAACTCCGCCATCGCGCTCGCCGTCGCCAATCTGGTGCGCGAGCGGGACAAGGTGCAGCTCGCCTCGGGTGCCGCCTCCTCCGCACTGACCGGCCCGCAATGCAGCACCCACACCCTGCAATGGACCTATGACACCTGGATGTTCGCCAATGTGGTCGGCGGGGCCACGGTGCGCTCGGGCGGGGACAGCTGGTATTTCATCACGGCCGACTACGCCTTTGGCCACCAGCTGGAGCGCGACGCGGGGCAGTTCGTGACGCGGGCTGGCGGGCGGGTGATGGGCAGCGCACGCTACCCCTTCCCCGGCACGACCGACTTCAGCAGCTTCCTGCTCCAGGCCCAGGCCAGCCGCGCGAAGGTGGTGGGCCTCGCCATGGCCGCCGGCGACATGCAGAACTGCGTGAAGCAGGCGCATGAGTTCGGGCTGACGCGGCGCGGCCAGCAATTGGCCGGCATGATCATGTTCGTGCAGGACATCCGCACCATCGGCCTGGAATCCGCCCAGGGCATGGTGATGAGCGAGGTCTTCTACCACGACCTGAACGACCGCACGCGCGGCCTCGCGCAGCGCATCCTGCGCCGCACGCCGGACAACATGCCCAGCCAGGAACACGCCGGCACCTATTCCTGCGCGATCCACTACCTCAAGGCGGTGGCCGAGGTGGGCGTGGCACGCGCCAAGGCCTCGGGCATCGAGGTCATCAACGTGATGAAGCGCATGCCGACCGATGACGACGCCTTCGGCCCCGGCCGCGTGCGCGAGGATGGCCGCAAGATCCACCCCGCCTATCTCTTCGAGGTGAAGTCCCCCGCCGAGAGCCGCGGCATGTGGGATTTCTACAAGCTGCGCGCGACCGTCCCGGCCGAGGAGGCCTTCCGCCCCCTCGCCGACGGCGGCTGCCCGCTCGTTCGAGGGTAA
- a CDS encoding TRAP transporter large permease, translated as MSGMMLTVMLVLFAAAVPVAVAIGISAVVGIAGFTSFPLIVAAQQLFVALDKFPLAAIPFFILAGALMEMGGISRRLVEFARSIVGGIQGGLPATCVVTCMIFAAISGSSVATTFAIGAIMIPALVRAGYPVGFAAALQATAAELGVVIPPSIPMILYGVTTQTSIPEMFIAGIGPGILIAGALIATVLVWCRIKGWGKQDGEGRLPFLTATRQAGWALMMPVVVLGGIYGGITTPTEASVIAVVYALIVGVVIHREIRLPDLFPIFRKSVITSAVILFIIACAGLFSWLLNRQGVPDAAAAWLATSFDSPALFLLVVNLFLFLVGMFVETSASIIVLAPILQEAAGRLGVDAVHFGTIMVVNLALGMITPPFGVNLFAAAQVAGCGVDQMMRYLVVFIGVVFACLMVITYVPTLVLFLPHLVFR; from the coding sequence ATGAGCGGCATGATGCTGACCGTGATGCTGGTGCTCTTCGCCGCCGCCGTGCCGGTGGCGGTGGCCATCGGCATATCGGCCGTGGTGGGGATCGCGGGCTTTACCTCCTTCCCGCTGATCGTGGCGGCGCAGCAGTTGTTCGTGGCGCTCGACAAGTTCCCGCTGGCGGCCATCCCCTTCTTCATCCTGGCCGGTGCGCTGATGGAGATGGGTGGCATTTCCCGCCGCCTCGTGGAATTCGCGCGCTCCATCGTGGGCGGCATCCAGGGCGGGCTGCCGGCGACCTGCGTCGTCACCTGCATGATCTTCGCGGCCATCAGCGGTTCCTCGGTCGCCACCACCTTCGCCATCGGCGCCATCATGATCCCGGCGCTGGTGCGGGCGGGCTATCCGGTGGGCTTCGCGGCGGCGCTGCAGGCCACGGCGGCGGAGCTGGGCGTGGTCATCCCACCCTCCATTCCCATGATCCTCTATGGCGTCACCACCCAGACCTCGATCCCCGAGATGTTCATCGCGGGCATCGGCCCTGGCATCCTGATCGCGGGCGCGCTCATCGCCACGGTGCTGGTCTGGTGCCGCATCAAGGGCTGGGGCAAGCAGGATGGCGAGGGCCGCCTGCCCTTCCTCACCGCCACGCGCCAGGCCGGCTGGGCGCTGATGATGCCCGTGGTGGTGCTGGGCGGCATCTATGGCGGCATCACCACGCCGACCGAGGCCTCGGTCATCGCGGTGGTCTACGCGCTCATCGTGGGCGTGGTGATCCACCGCGAAATCCGCCTGCCGGACCTGTTTCCCATCTTCCGCAAGAGCGTCATCACCTCGGCGGTGATCCTGTTCATCATCGCCTGCGCGGGGCTGTTCTCCTGGCTGCTGAACCGCCAGGGCGTGCCGGACGCGGCGGCGGCCTGGCTCGCCACCTCATTCGACAGCCCGGCGCTGTTCCTGCTGGTGGTGAACCTGTTCCTGTTCCTGGTGGGGATGTTCGTGGAGACCTCGGCCTCCATCATCGTGCTCGCCCCCATCCTGCAGGAGGCGGCGGGGCGGCTCGGCGTGGATGCGGTGCATTTCGGCACCATCATGGTGGTGAACCTCGCCTTGGGCATGATCACCCCGCCCTTCGGCGTGAACCTCTTCGCCGCCGCCCAGGTGGCCGGCTGCGGGGTGGACCAGATGATGCGCTACCTGGTGGTGTTCATCGGCGTGGTCTTCGCTTGCCTCATGGTCATCACCTATGTGCCGACGCTGGTGCTGTTCCTGCCGCACCTCGTGTTTCGGTGA
- a CDS encoding TIGR04282 family arsenosugar biosynthesis glycosyltransferase, with amino-acid sequence MRAAFGLMCKAPRPGVSKTRLAAVVGAARAAALARAFLLDSADILRFLAPRYGATLTAFHAPADASEEMAALLPGWALAPQPGGDLGARMGAAFDMLFQPGIGCALLTGTDAPTLPPALLELLPAAIAGGADAALIPALDGGYCAIAIARPLPALLEGMPWSAPGLLDATRARAAAEGLRLDVLQPWHDVDGAEDLELLRLSLAAAQPPGCSPLPPYRANHSRVALEAP; translated from the coding sequence GTGCGCGCCGCCTTCGGGTTGATGTGCAAGGCGCCACGCCCTGGCGTCAGCAAGACGAGGCTAGCCGCGGTGGTGGGTGCGGCGCGCGCGGCGGCCTTGGCGCGGGCCTTCCTGCTGGACAGCGCCGATATCCTGCGCTTCCTCGCCCCGCGCTATGGCGCCACGCTCACGGCCTTCCACGCGCCCGCCGACGCCAGCGAAGAGATGGCCGCGCTGTTGCCCGGCTGGGCACTGGCGCCGCAGCCGGGTGGAGACCTCGGGGCACGGATGGGGGCGGCCTTCGACATGTTGTTCCAACCCGGCATCGGCTGCGCCCTGCTCACCGGCACCGATGCGCCGACCTTGCCGCCGGCCTTGCTGGAATTGCTGCCCGCCGCCATCGCGGGGGGCGCGGATGCCGCGCTGATCCCCGCATTGGATGGTGGCTATTGCGCCATCGCCATAGCGCGCCCGCTGCCCGCGCTGCTGGAGGGCATGCCCTGGAGCGCGCCTGGCCTGCTCGACGCCACCCGCGCCCGGGCGGCGGCGGAGGGGCTGCGCCTCGACGTGCTCCAGCCCTGGCATGACGTGGATGGCGCCGAGGATCTGGAACTGCTGCGCCTCAGCCTCGCCGCCGCGCAGCCGCCCGGCTGTTCGCCTTTGCCGCCCTATCGCGCCAACCACAGCCGGGTGGCGCTGGAAGCGCCCTGA
- the hfq gene encoding RNA chaperone Hfq — protein MAEKSQNVQDVFLNHVRKSKTPVTVFLVNGVKLQGIITWFDNFSVLLRRDGHTQLVYKHAISTVMPGAPIMLFDPQAAAQAAPASGGAAPVRETTLTMNREPATARDE, from the coding sequence ATGGCCGAGAAGTCCCAGAACGTGCAGGACGTGTTCCTGAATCACGTGCGGAAGAGCAAGACGCCGGTGACGGTCTTCCTCGTGAACGGCGTGAAGCTCCAGGGCATCATCACCTGGTTCGACAATTTCTCCGTCCTGCTGCGGCGGGATGGGCACACGCAACTGGTCTACAAGCACGCCATCAGCACCGTGATGCCGGGCGCGCCCATCATGCTGTTCGACCCGCAGGCGGCCGCGCAGGCCGCGCCAGCGTCCGGCGGCGCCGCGCCCGTGCGCGAGACCACATTGACCATGAACCGGGAGCCCGCCACTGCCCGCGACGAGTGA
- the hflX gene encoding GTPase HflX, producing the protein MPRAAEARLAEAVGLAASIGVTIVHQAIHPLRARRPSTLLGEGQVEMVRAALEEQEAGLVVVDAALTPVQQRNLERAWKAKVIDRTGLILEIFGERARTREGSLQVELAHLEYQRTRLVRSWTHLERQRGGFGFLGGPGESQIEIDRRLIGERIVRLKKELEQVRRTRGLHRKSRERVPYPVIALVGYTNAGKSTLFNALTGAGVMAQDQLFATLDPTMRQITLPSGRPAILSDTVGFISELPTQLVEAFRATLEEVASADIILHVRDVAHPDSAAQRADVHAVLDGMADGEHPSMGDDWRGRTIEVLNKADLLGGPEAVAARIEGGLAVSALTGEGLDQLRATLDERLSAGMVTAELTLAPSDGARLAWLYRHGEVLERVEEERAVRLTVRLSPADRARFGQLP; encoded by the coding sequence ATGCCGCGCGCGGCGGAGGCACGCCTTGCGGAGGCCGTGGGCCTCGCCGCCTCCATCGGCGTGACCATCGTCCACCAGGCCATCCATCCGCTGCGCGCCCGCCGGCCCTCCACCCTGCTGGGCGAGGGCCAGGTCGAGATGGTGCGCGCCGCGCTGGAGGAGCAGGAGGCCGGCCTCGTCGTCGTGGACGCGGCACTCACGCCCGTGCAGCAGCGCAACCTGGAACGCGCCTGGAAGGCCAAGGTCATTGATCGCACCGGCCTGATCCTGGAAATCTTCGGCGAGCGTGCCCGCACGCGCGAAGGCAGCCTGCAGGTCGAGCTCGCGCATCTGGAATACCAGCGCACGCGCCTCGTGCGGTCCTGGACCCACCTGGAGCGCCAGCGCGGCGGCTTCGGCTTCCTGGGCGGCCCCGGCGAGAGCCAGATCGAGATTGACCGCCGCCTGATCGGCGAGCGCATCGTGCGCCTCAAGAAGGAGCTGGAGCAGGTGCGCCGCACCCGCGGCCTGCACCGCAAGTCACGTGAGCGCGTGCCTTATCCCGTCATCGCGCTGGTGGGCTACACCAATGCCGGCAAGTCCACGCTGTTCAACGCGCTGACCGGTGCGGGGGTGATGGCGCAGGACCAGCTCTTCGCCACGCTCGACCCCACCATGCGGCAGATCACGCTGCCATCGGGCCGGCCGGCCATCCTGTCGGACACGGTGGGCTTCATCAGCGAATTGCCGACGCAGCTCGTCGAGGCCTTCCGCGCCACGCTGGAGGAGGTCGCCTCGGCTGACATCATCCTGCATGTGCGCGACGTGGCGCACCCCGACAGCGCGGCCCAGCGCGCCGATGTCCATGCCGTGCTGGATGGCATGGCCGACGGCGAGCACCCGTCCATGGGCGATGACTGGCGCGGGCGCACCATCGAGGTGCTGAACAAGGCCGACCTGCTGGGCGGGCCCGAAGCCGTGGCCGCGCGCATCGAGGGTGGGCTGGCCGTCTCGGCCCTGACGGGCGAGGGGCTGGACCAGCTTCGCGCGACGCTCGACGAACGCCTCTCCGCCGGCATGGTGACGGCGGAGCTGACGCTGGCGCCCTCCGATGGCGCGCGCCTGGCCTGGCTCTACCGTCATGGCGAGGTGCTGGAGCGGGTGGAGGAGGAGCGCGCGGTGCGCCTGACCGTCCGTCTCTCGCCCGCCGACCGCGCGCGTTTCGGGCAGCTTCCATGA
- a CDS encoding citrate synthase has protein sequence MSGSNGSITITLDGTNRSTTLPLLSGTEGPDVADIRKLYANLGIFTFDPGYGETASCESKITYIDGDAGVLMYRGYPIEQLAEQSDFTEVCYLLMNGELPTAAQLKEFSNGVTYHTMVHEQIRNFFNGFRRDAHPMAILCGVVGALAAFYHDNLDINDPEQRRIAAFRLIAKVPTIAAMAYKYSLGQPFVYPKNALSSGPQGYARNFLHMLKSVPAEEYEVPDVLAKAMDRILVLHADHEQNASTSTVRLAGSTGANPFACIAAGIAALWGPAHGGANEAVLKMLAEIGDVKNIPAFIEGVKDKNSGVKLMGFGHRVYKNFDPRAKIMKESCDEVLAALGVEHEPLLEIARELERIALSDDYFISRKLYPNVDFYSGIILKAMDIPTSMFTVIFAVARTVGWVSQWKELVEDPAQRIGRPRQIYTGASKRDYKPLSAR, from the coding sequence ATGAGCGGCAGCAACGGCTCCATCACGATCACCCTGGACGGCACCAACCGGAGCACGACGCTGCCCCTGCTGTCCGGCACCGAAGGCCCGGATGTCGCGGACATCCGCAAGCTCTACGCCAATCTTGGCATCTTTACCTTCGACCCCGGCTATGGCGAGACCGCCAGCTGCGAGAGCAAGATCACCTACATCGATGGCGATGCCGGGGTGCTCATGTACCGCGGCTACCCGATCGAGCAGCTGGCCGAGCAGAGCGACTTCACCGAGGTCTGCTACCTGCTGATGAATGGCGAGCTGCCGACGGCCGCCCAGCTGAAGGAATTCAGCAATGGTGTGACCTATCACACCATGGTCCATGAGCAGATCCGTAACTTCTTCAACGGCTTCCGCCGCGATGCGCACCCCATGGCCATCCTGTGCGGGGTGGTGGGCGCGCTGGCGGCCTTCTACCACGACAACCTCGACATCAATGACCCCGAGCAGCGGCGCATCGCGGCCTTCCGCCTGATCGCGAAGGTGCCGACCATCGCGGCCATGGCCTACAAGTATTCGCTGGGCCAGCCCTTCGTGTATCCGAAGAATGCGCTGTCCAGCGGCCCGCAGGGCTATGCGCGCAACTTCCTGCACATGCTGAAGTCCGTGCCGGCCGAGGAATACGAGGTTCCCGACGTGCTGGCGAAGGCGATGGACCGCATCCTGGTCCTGCACGCGGACCATGAACAGAACGCCTCCACCTCCACCGTCCGCCTGGCCGGTTCCACGGGTGCCAACCCCTTCGCCTGCATCGCGGCGGGCATCGCGGCCCTTTGGGGCCCGGCCCATGGCGGCGCGAACGAGGCCGTGCTGAAGATGCTGGCCGAGATCGGCGATGTGAAGAACATCCCGGCCTTCATCGAGGGCGTGAAGGACAAGAACAGCGGCGTGAAGCTGATGGGCTTCGGCCACCGGGTCTACAAGAACTTCGACCCGCGCGCGAAGATCATGAAGGAAAGCTGCGACGAGGTGCTGGCGGCACTCGGCGTCGAGCACGAGCCGCTGCTGGAGATCGCGCGCGAGCTGGAGCGCATCGCGCTCAGCGACGACTACTTCATTTCGCGCAAGCTCTATCCGAACGTGGACTTCTATTCGGGCATCATCCTGAAGGCGATGGACATCCCGACCAGCATGTTCACCGTGATCTTCGCCGTCGCCCGCACCGTGGGCTGGGTGAGCCAGTGGAAGGAACTGGTGGAGGACCCGGCGCAGCGCATCGGCCGCCCGCGGCAGATCTACACCGGCGCCTCCAAGCGCGACTACAAGCCGCTCTCGGCGCGCTGA
- a CDS encoding HAD family hydrolase: MRPRALLFDWDNTLVDGWAAIQYALNTTFAAFGKPAWSREEVLANVRKSLRDSFPIHFGDEWERARDIFYDAIHATHLDAVRPLPGTAVMLEAAASWPLGVVSNKQGALLREEAAHLGLAQHFKVLVGAGDAVADKPSAAPLLMALRALDLPPGPDIWYVGDTAIDMEAARAAGCRAVLLGDAAHDGGVTHCAPDMAFADGAALAVHLSALDKPAATRETQPG; the protein is encoded by the coding sequence ATGAGGCCGCGCGCGCTGCTGTTCGACTGGGACAACACGCTGGTGGATGGCTGGGCCGCGATCCAATACGCGCTCAACACGACCTTCGCCGCCTTCGGCAAGCCCGCCTGGTCGCGCGAGGAGGTTCTGGCGAATGTCCGCAAATCCCTGCGTGACTCTTTCCCCATCCATTTCGGGGATGAGTGGGAGCGCGCGCGGGACATCTTCTACGACGCGATCCACGCCACGCACCTCGACGCGGTGCGGCCGTTGCCGGGTACGGCGGTGATGCTGGAAGCGGCCGCATCCTGGCCGCTGGGTGTCGTTTCCAACAAGCAGGGCGCGTTGCTGCGCGAGGAGGCCGCGCATCTCGGCCTTGCCCAGCATTTCAAGGTGCTTGTGGGCGCCGGCGACGCGGTGGCGGACAAGCCCAGCGCGGCACCTTTGCTGATGGCGCTGCGTGCGCTCGACCTGCCGCCCGGCCCTGACATCTGGTATGTCGGAGACACCGCGATCGACATGGAGGCGGCGCGCGCGGCGGGCTGCCGCGCGGTGTTGCTCGGTGATGCGGCACATGACGGCGGCGTCACGCATTGTGCCCCAGATATGGCATTTGCGGATGGCGCTGCGCTGGCCGTGCATCTCTCAGCCCTGGACAAGCCCGCCGCAACCCGCGAGACTCAGCCCGGTTGA
- a CDS encoding inositol monophosphatase family protein produces the protein MRISATAAREVAQLLRTAACAEILPRFRRLASGDVRTKSGPLDLVTEADEAAERHIEAGLRRLFPEAVILGEEAAAADPSKLANMAEARLCIVVDPVDGTANFAAGVPLFGVMAAAIYQGETIAAWIHDPMGDDTLIALRGEGAWVEGQEGHLHDCRVSAPVPLARMVGAISWGFMPRDRKAAVLPKLAGFASVMNFRCAAHEYRLVNTGGAHVLVYNRLLPWDHAAGVLIHAEAGGYSAQFDGAPYSPLRHTGGIICAPNQAGWEEVRAWLLG, from the coding sequence ATGAGAATTTCCGCGACCGCGGCGCGGGAGGTGGCGCAGCTTCTGCGGACCGCCGCGTGCGCCGAGATCCTGCCGCGCTTCCGCCGTCTCGCCTCGGGCGATGTACGGACCAAATCCGGCCCGCTCGACCTCGTCACCGAGGCCGATGAGGCGGCCGAACGCCATATCGAGGCCGGGCTGCGCCGCCTCTTCCCCGAGGCCGTCATCCTGGGCGAGGAGGCGGCCGCGGCCGACCCCTCCAAGCTTGCCAACATGGCCGAGGCGCGGCTGTGCATCGTGGTGGACCCCGTGGACGGCACGGCCAATTTCGCCGCGGGCGTTCCCCTCTTCGGCGTGATGGCGGCCGCGATCTACCAGGGCGAGACCATCGCCGCCTGGATCCATGACCCCATGGGCGATGACACGCTGATCGCCCTACGGGGCGAGGGGGCCTGGGTGGAGGGGCAGGAAGGCCACCTGCATGATTGCCGGGTCTCCGCCCCCGTGCCGCTCGCGCGCATGGTGGGCGCCATTTCCTGGGGCTTCATGCCGCGCGACCGGAAGGCGGCGGTGCTGCCCAAGCTCGCGGGCTTTGCTTCGGTCATGAATTTCCGCTGCGCCGCGCATGAATACCGCCTGGTGAACACGGGCGGCGCGCATGTGCTGGTCTATAACCGGCTGCTCCCCTGGGACCATGCCGCGGGCGTGCTGATCCATGCCGAGGCCGGCGGGTATTCCGCCCAGTTCGACGGCGCGCCCTATTCCCCCCTGCGCCATACCGGCGGCATCATCTGCGCGCCCAACCAGGCCGGGTGGGAAGAAGTGCGGGCCTGGCTGCTGGGTTGA
- a CDS encoding TRAP transporter small permease: MNAMNVLPLQIMGVATVLAVALALWAGSGEAGARGQVRRAFLAVDRLTSGAAAILATLAMAVAVAAGAWQVVARFATETPSVWSEALVRTAIVWVAFIGVAVALRAGALVSIDVARRLTRGNVQRALEAASLAAILSLLGVMFWFGWMMAERVKFQEMAGLEVSMSWGYAAIPIGACFAMIGAIAHFLDRKPTDELETAL, translated from the coding sequence ATGAATGCGATGAATGTCCTGCCGCTCCAGATCATGGGCGTGGCCACGGTCCTGGCCGTGGCGCTGGCCCTCTGGGCGGGCTCGGGCGAGGCGGGCGCGCGGGGGCAGGTGCGCCGCGCCTTCCTGGCGGTGGATCGCCTCACCAGCGGGGCCGCGGCCATCCTCGCCACCCTCGCCATGGCGGTGGCCGTGGCCGCCGGCGCCTGGCAGGTGGTGGCGCGCTTCGCGACCGAGACCCCCTCGGTCTGGTCCGAGGCGCTGGTCCGCACCGCCATCGTCTGGGTCGCGTTCATCGGCGTCGCGGTGGCGCTGCGCGCCGGGGCGCTGGTGTCCATTGACGTGGCCCGCCGCCTCACCCGCGGCAATGTGCAGCGCGCGCTGGAGGCTGCCTCGCTGGCCGCCATCCTCTCGCTTCTCGGCGTCATGTTCTGGTTCGGCTGGATGATGGCCGAACGGGTGAAGTTCCAGGAGATGGCAGGGCTGGAGGTCTCGATGTCCTGGGGCTATGCCGCCATCCCCATCGGGGCCTGCTTCGCCATGATCGGCGCCATCGCCCATTTCCTCGACCGAAAGCCCACCGACGAGCTGGAGACCGCCCTATGA